From the genome of Alosa sapidissima isolate fAloSap1 chromosome 14, fAloSap1.pri, whole genome shotgun sequence, one region includes:
- the scube2 gene encoding signal peptide, CUB and EGF-like domain-containing protein 2 isoform X3, translated as MGAICIARDFCLFLLLLNTRQSAALPHNRDIDECDIEHNGGCVHECHNIPGNYRCTCHDGFNLAHDGHNCLDVDECLFNNGGCQHVCVNTMGSYECRCKEGFFLSDNQHTCIHRSVEGLSCMNKDHGCAHICKETPKGGVACECRPGFELAKNQRGCILTCNHGNGGCQHTCEDTEQGPICRCHGRYALLSDGRSCTEKDEAAIDPAEHNATTLAEVDKRVKRRLLMETCAVNNGGCDCDCKDTSTGVRCSCPVGFTLQPDGKSCKDIDECELHNGGCDHFCRNTIGSYECSCHKGFKLLTDERSCQDIDECYFERTCGHTCVNSPGSFQCICNKGYTLYGLAHCGDINECSMNNGGCQHRCENTMGGFECHCSPGYKLHWNKKDCIEAEGLPALQPAAKATLNCGKQEGGDHCFLTCQSQVHISSGAADSYTVTCGMPLPCFTEGQKNESGSYCQGSDTSHTPRIKSTVTFKSGMGKCNLKKSQEKLEEGFNNALSDRMLSSTENVQFSFVSLHCSMSSRRLRSRHGRKAGDEEGSFITAEFELDVSLEEVTAESCDLGCVRRRSEKRLRKTIRTLRKSINREQFHLHFAGSEYEMGKKVAPAAAAAAVSPLRPVDLQDHCGTGQMLVNRKCVSCSVGTFYDGEQARCVLCPAGTYQDEEGQVSCEPCPGPDGRVTPRTVGARNVSQCGGQCSPGQYSRDGFVPCVPCPLGTYQPEVGRTFCFPCGGSLITKHNGATSFQNCETKVQCSPGHYYNTSTHRCIRCPTGTYQGEFGQNYCVACPGNTTTDFDGSTSIMQCKNRQCGGVLGNYTGYIESPNYPGNYPANIECNWTITPPPKRRILIVVPEIFLPIEDECGDYLVMRKTHLPNSVTTYETCQTYERPIAFTSRSKKLWIQFKSNEGNSGKGFQVPYVTYDEDYQELIEDIVRDGRLYASENHQEILKDKKLMKALFDVLAHPQNFFNYTAQESREMFPKSFIRFLRSKVLRFLRP; from the exons ATGGGAGCTATTTGTATTGCCCGGgacttctgtttgtttttgctcTTGTTAAATACTCGTCAAAGCGCAGCGCTTCCTCACAATCGTG ACATTGATGAATGCGATATTGAACACAATGGTGGCTGTGTACATGAATGTCACAACATACCAGGGAATTATCGATGCACTTGCCACGATGGATTCAATTTAGCACACGATGGTCATAACTGTCTAG ATGTGGACGAATGTCTGTTCAACAACGGCGgctgtcagcatgtgtgtgtcaacacCATGGGCAGCTATGAGTGCCGCTGTAAAGAAGGCTTCTTCCTCAGTGACAACCAGCACACCTGCATCCATCggtctgtgg AGGGTTTGAGCTGCATGAATAAGGACCATGGCTGTGCCCACATCTGCAAAGAGACACCCAAGGGTGGAGTGGCGTGCGAGTGTCGGCCAGGCTTTGAGCTGGCCAAGAACCAGAGAGGATGCATCT TGACCTGTAACCATGGCAACGGGGGTTGCCAGCACACTTGCGAGGACACAGAGCAGGGGCCGATCTGCAGGTGTCACGGCAGGTACGCGCTGCTCTCCGACGGGAGATCCTGCACAG AAAAGGACGAGGCTGCCATTGACCCTGCTGAGCACAATGCTACGACCCTGGCAGAAGTGGATAAACGAGTCAAAAGGCGACTGCTTATGG AGACGTGTGCGGTGAATAACGGGGGCTGTGACTGCGACTGTAAGGACACGTCCACAGGGGTCCGCTGTAGCTGCCCTGTCGGCTTTACTCTGCAACCTGACGGCAAGTCCTGCAAAG ACATCGATGAGTGTGAGCTCCACAACGGCGGATGCGACCACTTCTGCAGGAACACCATCGGCAGCTACGAGTGCAGCTGCCACAAGGGCTTCAAGCTGCTGACGGACGAGCGGTCCTGTCAGG ATATCGACGAGTGCTATTTTGAAAGGACCTGTGGCCACACGTGTGTCAACTCACCCGGGAGCTTTCAGTGCATATGTAACAAAGGCTACACTCTGTACGGGTTGGCCCATTGTGGAG acATAAATGAGTGCAGCATGAACAACGGTGGTTGTCAGCACCGCTGTGAGAACACCATGGGCGGATTTGAGTGCCACTGCTCCCCCGGCTACAAACTCCACTGGAACAAAAAGGACTGTATTG AGGCAGAGGGTCTGCCTGCGCTCCAGCCAGCTGCCAAAGCCACCCTGAACTGCGGCAAGCAGGAGGGGGGTGACCACTGCTTCCTGACCTGTCAGTCCCAGGTCCACATCAGCAGCG GAGCTGCGGATTCCTATACGGTGACCTGTGGAATGCCTTTGCCCTGCTTCACTGAGGGACAAAAGAACGAGTCAGGGTCGTATTGCCAAG GCTCAGATACATCGCACACCCCGAGGATCAAATCCACAGTGACCTTCAAGTCTGGAATGGGAAAGTGTAACCTCAAAAAGAGTCAAGAGAAACTGGAGGAAGGATTTAATAACGCTCTCTCAG ACAGGATGCTGTCCAGCACAGAAAACGTCCAGTTCAGCTTCGTCAGCCTGCACTGCAGCATGTCCAGCAGGCGTTTACGCAGTCGCCATGGACGCAAGGCGGGCGATGAGGAGGGCTCCTTCATCACGGCCGAGTTTGAGCTGGATGTGAGCCTTGAGGAGGTAACAG CAGAGAGCTGTGACCTGGGCTGTGTCCGGCGGCGCTCGGAGAAGAGGCTTCGCAAGACCATCCGCACCCTGCGCAAGTCCATCAACCGCGAGCAGTTCCACCTGCACTTCGCCGGCTCCGAGTACGAGATGGGCAAGAAGGTGGCGCCGGCAGCGGCAGCTGCGGCGGTGTCACCGCTGCGACCCGTGGACCTGCAGGATCACTGTGGCACTGGCCAGATGCTGGTCAACAGGAAGTGCG TGAGCTGTAGTGTGGGCACCTTCTACGATGGCGAGCAGGCCCGCTGTGTTCTGTGTCCCGCTGGAACGTACCAGGATGAGGAAGGGCAGGTGTCGTGTGAACCGTGCCCAGGCCCAGATGGGAGGGTCACTCCTAGAACCGTGGGGGCTCGGAACGTCTCACAGTGCGGCG gtcAGTGTTCCCCAGGGCAGTACTCCCGCGACGGCTTCGTGCCATGCGTCCCATGCCCACTGGGCACCTACCAGCCTGAAGTGGGCCGCACCTTCTGCTTCCCCTGCGGAGGAAGCCTCATCACCAAGCACAACGGAGCCACATCCTTCCAGAACTGCGAGACCAAGG TCCAGTGCTCTCCAGGGCACTACTACAACACCAGTACGCATCGCTGTATCCGCTGCCCCACGGGCACCTACCAGGGGGAGTTCGGCCAGAACTACTGTGTGGCCTGTCCGGGAAACACCACCACCGACTTCGATGGGTCCACGAGCATCATGCAGTGCAAAA ACAGACAGTGTGGAGGAGTGTTGGGGAATTACACCGGCTATATAGAGTCTCCCAACTACCCGGGGAACTACCCGGCCAACATCGAGTGCAACTGGACCATCACGCCTCCCCCCAAGCGTCGCATCCTGATCGTGGTGCCCGAGATCTTCCTCCCCATCGAGGACGAATGTGGCGACTACCTGGTCATGAGAAAAACAC ATCTCCCAAACTCAGTGACGACGTACGAGACATGTCAGACGTATGAGCGCCCGATTGCCTTCACCTCCCGCTCCAAGAAGCTGTGGATCCAGTTCAAGTCCAACGAAGGGAACAGTGGGAAGGGCTTCCAGGTTCCTTATGTGACATACGATG AGGATTACCAGGAGCTGATTGAAGACATAGTGAGAGATGGAAGGTTATACGCGTCTGAGAATCACCAAGAAATTCTAAAg GACAAGAAACTTATGAAGGCCCTGTTTGATGTCCTTGCGCATCCACAAAACTTCTTCAACTACACTGCCCAGGAGTCAAGGGAAATGTTCCCCAAATCCTTCATCCGATTTTTGCGCTCCAAGGTTCTGCGTTTTTTGCGGCCCTAA
- the scube2 gene encoding signal peptide, CUB and EGF-like domain-containing protein 2 isoform X2: MGAICIARDFCLFLLLLNTRQSAALPHNRDTDQCADGSDGCHIDAICQNTQASYKCTCKAGFKGDGKHCEDIDECDIEHNGGCVHECHNIPGNYRCTCHDGFNLAHDGHNCLDVDECLFNNGGCQHVCVNTMGSYECRCKEGFFLSDNQHTCIHRSVEGLSCMNKDHGCAHICKETPKGGVACECRPGFELAKNQRGCILTCNHGNGGCQHTCEDTEQGPICRCHGRYALLSDGRSCTEKDEAAIDPAEHNATTLAEVDKRVKRRLLMETCAVNNGGCDCDCKDTSTGVRCSCPVGFTLQPDGKSCKDIDECELHNGGCDHFCRNTIGSYECSCHKGFKLLTDERSCQDIDECYFERTCGHTCVNSPGSFQCICNKGYTLYGLAHCGDINECSMNNGGCQHRCENTMGGFECHCSPGYKLHWNKKDCIEAEGLPALQPAAKATLNCGKQEGGDHCFLTCQSQVHISSGAADSYTVTCGMPLPCFTEGQKNESGSYCQGSDTSHTPRIKSTVTFKSGMGKCNLKKSQEKLEEGFNNALSDRMLSSTENVQFSFVSLHCSMSSRRLRSRHGRKAGDEEGSFITAEFELDVSLEEVTESCDLGCVRRRSEKRLRKTIRTLRKSINREQFHLHFAGSEYEMGKKVAPAAAAAAVSPLRPVDLQDHCGTGQMLVNRKCVSCSVGTFYDGEQARCVLCPAGTYQDEEGQVSCEPCPGPDGRVTPRTVGARNVSQCGGQCSPGQYSRDGFVPCVPCPLGTYQPEVGRTFCFPCGGSLITKHNGATSFQNCETKVQCSPGHYYNTSTHRCIRCPTGTYQGEFGQNYCVACPGNTTTDFDGSTSIMQCKNRQCGGVLGNYTGYIESPNYPGNYPANIECNWTITPPPKRRILIVVPEIFLPIEDECGDYLVMRKTHLPNSVTTYETCQTYERPIAFTSRSKKLWIQFKSNEGNSGKGFQVPYVTYDEDYQELIEDIVRDGRLYASENHQEILKDKKLMKALFDVLAHPQNFFNYTAQESREMFPKSFIRFLRSKVLRFLRP; encoded by the exons ATGGGAGCTATTTGTATTGCCCGGgacttctgtttgtttttgctcTTGTTAAATACTCGTCAAAGCGCAGCGCTTCCTCACAATCGTG aTACGGACCAGTGTGCAGATGGAAGTGATGGCTGTCACATTGACGCAATTTGCCAAAATACCCAAGCTTCATATAAGTGCACGTGTAAAGCAGGGTTTAAAGGGGACGGTAAACATTGTGAAG ACATTGATGAATGCGATATTGAACACAATGGTGGCTGTGTACATGAATGTCACAACATACCAGGGAATTATCGATGCACTTGCCACGATGGATTCAATTTAGCACACGATGGTCATAACTGTCTAG ATGTGGACGAATGTCTGTTCAACAACGGCGgctgtcagcatgtgtgtgtcaacacCATGGGCAGCTATGAGTGCCGCTGTAAAGAAGGCTTCTTCCTCAGTGACAACCAGCACACCTGCATCCATCggtctgtgg AGGGTTTGAGCTGCATGAATAAGGACCATGGCTGTGCCCACATCTGCAAAGAGACACCCAAGGGTGGAGTGGCGTGCGAGTGTCGGCCAGGCTTTGAGCTGGCCAAGAACCAGAGAGGATGCATCT TGACCTGTAACCATGGCAACGGGGGTTGCCAGCACACTTGCGAGGACACAGAGCAGGGGCCGATCTGCAGGTGTCACGGCAGGTACGCGCTGCTCTCCGACGGGAGATCCTGCACAG AAAAGGACGAGGCTGCCATTGACCCTGCTGAGCACAATGCTACGACCCTGGCAGAAGTGGATAAACGAGTCAAAAGGCGACTGCTTATGG AGACGTGTGCGGTGAATAACGGGGGCTGTGACTGCGACTGTAAGGACACGTCCACAGGGGTCCGCTGTAGCTGCCCTGTCGGCTTTACTCTGCAACCTGACGGCAAGTCCTGCAAAG ACATCGATGAGTGTGAGCTCCACAACGGCGGATGCGACCACTTCTGCAGGAACACCATCGGCAGCTACGAGTGCAGCTGCCACAAGGGCTTCAAGCTGCTGACGGACGAGCGGTCCTGTCAGG ATATCGACGAGTGCTATTTTGAAAGGACCTGTGGCCACACGTGTGTCAACTCACCCGGGAGCTTTCAGTGCATATGTAACAAAGGCTACACTCTGTACGGGTTGGCCCATTGTGGAG acATAAATGAGTGCAGCATGAACAACGGTGGTTGTCAGCACCGCTGTGAGAACACCATGGGCGGATTTGAGTGCCACTGCTCCCCCGGCTACAAACTCCACTGGAACAAAAAGGACTGTATTG AGGCAGAGGGTCTGCCTGCGCTCCAGCCAGCTGCCAAAGCCACCCTGAACTGCGGCAAGCAGGAGGGGGGTGACCACTGCTTCCTGACCTGTCAGTCCCAGGTCCACATCAGCAGCG GAGCTGCGGATTCCTATACGGTGACCTGTGGAATGCCTTTGCCCTGCTTCACTGAGGGACAAAAGAACGAGTCAGGGTCGTATTGCCAAG GCTCAGATACATCGCACACCCCGAGGATCAAATCCACAGTGACCTTCAAGTCTGGAATGGGAAAGTGTAACCTCAAAAAGAGTCAAGAGAAACTGGAGGAAGGATTTAATAACGCTCTCTCAG ACAGGATGCTGTCCAGCACAGAAAACGTCCAGTTCAGCTTCGTCAGCCTGCACTGCAGCATGTCCAGCAGGCGTTTACGCAGTCGCCATGGACGCAAGGCGGGCGATGAGGAGGGCTCCTTCATCACGGCCGAGTTTGAGCTGGATGTGAGCCTTGAGGAGGTAACAG AGAGCTGTGACCTGGGCTGTGTCCGGCGGCGCTCGGAGAAGAGGCTTCGCAAGACCATCCGCACCCTGCGCAAGTCCATCAACCGCGAGCAGTTCCACCTGCACTTCGCCGGCTCCGAGTACGAGATGGGCAAGAAGGTGGCGCCGGCAGCGGCAGCTGCGGCGGTGTCACCGCTGCGACCCGTGGACCTGCAGGATCACTGTGGCACTGGCCAGATGCTGGTCAACAGGAAGTGCG TGAGCTGTAGTGTGGGCACCTTCTACGATGGCGAGCAGGCCCGCTGTGTTCTGTGTCCCGCTGGAACGTACCAGGATGAGGAAGGGCAGGTGTCGTGTGAACCGTGCCCAGGCCCAGATGGGAGGGTCACTCCTAGAACCGTGGGGGCTCGGAACGTCTCACAGTGCGGCG gtcAGTGTTCCCCAGGGCAGTACTCCCGCGACGGCTTCGTGCCATGCGTCCCATGCCCACTGGGCACCTACCAGCCTGAAGTGGGCCGCACCTTCTGCTTCCCCTGCGGAGGAAGCCTCATCACCAAGCACAACGGAGCCACATCCTTCCAGAACTGCGAGACCAAGG TCCAGTGCTCTCCAGGGCACTACTACAACACCAGTACGCATCGCTGTATCCGCTGCCCCACGGGCACCTACCAGGGGGAGTTCGGCCAGAACTACTGTGTGGCCTGTCCGGGAAACACCACCACCGACTTCGATGGGTCCACGAGCATCATGCAGTGCAAAA ACAGACAGTGTGGAGGAGTGTTGGGGAATTACACCGGCTATATAGAGTCTCCCAACTACCCGGGGAACTACCCGGCCAACATCGAGTGCAACTGGACCATCACGCCTCCCCCCAAGCGTCGCATCCTGATCGTGGTGCCCGAGATCTTCCTCCCCATCGAGGACGAATGTGGCGACTACCTGGTCATGAGAAAAACAC ATCTCCCAAACTCAGTGACGACGTACGAGACATGTCAGACGTATGAGCGCCCGATTGCCTTCACCTCCCGCTCCAAGAAGCTGTGGATCCAGTTCAAGTCCAACGAAGGGAACAGTGGGAAGGGCTTCCAGGTTCCTTATGTGACATACGATG AGGATTACCAGGAGCTGATTGAAGACATAGTGAGAGATGGAAGGTTATACGCGTCTGAGAATCACCAAGAAATTCTAAAg GACAAGAAACTTATGAAGGCCCTGTTTGATGTCCTTGCGCATCCACAAAACTTCTTCAACTACACTGCCCAGGAGTCAAGGGAAATGTTCCCCAAATCCTTCATCCGATTTTTGCGCTCCAAGGTTCTGCGTTTTTTGCGGCCCTAA
- the scube2 gene encoding signal peptide, CUB and EGF-like domain-containing protein 2 isoform X1, with translation MGAICIARDFCLFLLLLNTRQSAALPHNRDTDQCADGSDGCHIDAICQNTQASYKCTCKAGFKGDGKHCEDIDECDIEHNGGCVHECHNIPGNYRCTCHDGFNLAHDGHNCLDVDECLFNNGGCQHVCVNTMGSYECRCKEGFFLSDNQHTCIHRSVEGLSCMNKDHGCAHICKETPKGGVACECRPGFELAKNQRGCILTCNHGNGGCQHTCEDTEQGPICRCHGRYALLSDGRSCTEKDEAAIDPAEHNATTLAEVDKRVKRRLLMETCAVNNGGCDCDCKDTSTGVRCSCPVGFTLQPDGKSCKDIDECELHNGGCDHFCRNTIGSYECSCHKGFKLLTDERSCQDIDECYFERTCGHTCVNSPGSFQCICNKGYTLYGLAHCGDINECSMNNGGCQHRCENTMGGFECHCSPGYKLHWNKKDCIEAEGLPALQPAAKATLNCGKQEGGDHCFLTCQSQVHISSGAADSYTVTCGMPLPCFTEGQKNESGSYCQGSDTSHTPRIKSTVTFKSGMGKCNLKKSQEKLEEGFNNALSDRMLSSTENVQFSFVSLHCSMSSRRLRSRHGRKAGDEEGSFITAEFELDVSLEEVTAESCDLGCVRRRSEKRLRKTIRTLRKSINREQFHLHFAGSEYEMGKKVAPAAAAAAVSPLRPVDLQDHCGTGQMLVNRKCVSCSVGTFYDGEQARCVLCPAGTYQDEEGQVSCEPCPGPDGRVTPRTVGARNVSQCGGQCSPGQYSRDGFVPCVPCPLGTYQPEVGRTFCFPCGGSLITKHNGATSFQNCETKVQCSPGHYYNTSTHRCIRCPTGTYQGEFGQNYCVACPGNTTTDFDGSTSIMQCKNRQCGGVLGNYTGYIESPNYPGNYPANIECNWTITPPPKRRILIVVPEIFLPIEDECGDYLVMRKTHLPNSVTTYETCQTYERPIAFTSRSKKLWIQFKSNEGNSGKGFQVPYVTYDEDYQELIEDIVRDGRLYASENHQEILKDKKLMKALFDVLAHPQNFFNYTAQESREMFPKSFIRFLRSKVLRFLRP, from the exons ATGGGAGCTATTTGTATTGCCCGGgacttctgtttgtttttgctcTTGTTAAATACTCGTCAAAGCGCAGCGCTTCCTCACAATCGTG aTACGGACCAGTGTGCAGATGGAAGTGATGGCTGTCACATTGACGCAATTTGCCAAAATACCCAAGCTTCATATAAGTGCACGTGTAAAGCAGGGTTTAAAGGGGACGGTAAACATTGTGAAG ACATTGATGAATGCGATATTGAACACAATGGTGGCTGTGTACATGAATGTCACAACATACCAGGGAATTATCGATGCACTTGCCACGATGGATTCAATTTAGCACACGATGGTCATAACTGTCTAG ATGTGGACGAATGTCTGTTCAACAACGGCGgctgtcagcatgtgtgtgtcaacacCATGGGCAGCTATGAGTGCCGCTGTAAAGAAGGCTTCTTCCTCAGTGACAACCAGCACACCTGCATCCATCggtctgtgg AGGGTTTGAGCTGCATGAATAAGGACCATGGCTGTGCCCACATCTGCAAAGAGACACCCAAGGGTGGAGTGGCGTGCGAGTGTCGGCCAGGCTTTGAGCTGGCCAAGAACCAGAGAGGATGCATCT TGACCTGTAACCATGGCAACGGGGGTTGCCAGCACACTTGCGAGGACACAGAGCAGGGGCCGATCTGCAGGTGTCACGGCAGGTACGCGCTGCTCTCCGACGGGAGATCCTGCACAG AAAAGGACGAGGCTGCCATTGACCCTGCTGAGCACAATGCTACGACCCTGGCAGAAGTGGATAAACGAGTCAAAAGGCGACTGCTTATGG AGACGTGTGCGGTGAATAACGGGGGCTGTGACTGCGACTGTAAGGACACGTCCACAGGGGTCCGCTGTAGCTGCCCTGTCGGCTTTACTCTGCAACCTGACGGCAAGTCCTGCAAAG ACATCGATGAGTGTGAGCTCCACAACGGCGGATGCGACCACTTCTGCAGGAACACCATCGGCAGCTACGAGTGCAGCTGCCACAAGGGCTTCAAGCTGCTGACGGACGAGCGGTCCTGTCAGG ATATCGACGAGTGCTATTTTGAAAGGACCTGTGGCCACACGTGTGTCAACTCACCCGGGAGCTTTCAGTGCATATGTAACAAAGGCTACACTCTGTACGGGTTGGCCCATTGTGGAG acATAAATGAGTGCAGCATGAACAACGGTGGTTGTCAGCACCGCTGTGAGAACACCATGGGCGGATTTGAGTGCCACTGCTCCCCCGGCTACAAACTCCACTGGAACAAAAAGGACTGTATTG AGGCAGAGGGTCTGCCTGCGCTCCAGCCAGCTGCCAAAGCCACCCTGAACTGCGGCAAGCAGGAGGGGGGTGACCACTGCTTCCTGACCTGTCAGTCCCAGGTCCACATCAGCAGCG GAGCTGCGGATTCCTATACGGTGACCTGTGGAATGCCTTTGCCCTGCTTCACTGAGGGACAAAAGAACGAGTCAGGGTCGTATTGCCAAG GCTCAGATACATCGCACACCCCGAGGATCAAATCCACAGTGACCTTCAAGTCTGGAATGGGAAAGTGTAACCTCAAAAAGAGTCAAGAGAAACTGGAGGAAGGATTTAATAACGCTCTCTCAG ACAGGATGCTGTCCAGCACAGAAAACGTCCAGTTCAGCTTCGTCAGCCTGCACTGCAGCATGTCCAGCAGGCGTTTACGCAGTCGCCATGGACGCAAGGCGGGCGATGAGGAGGGCTCCTTCATCACGGCCGAGTTTGAGCTGGATGTGAGCCTTGAGGAGGTAACAG CAGAGAGCTGTGACCTGGGCTGTGTCCGGCGGCGCTCGGAGAAGAGGCTTCGCAAGACCATCCGCACCCTGCGCAAGTCCATCAACCGCGAGCAGTTCCACCTGCACTTCGCCGGCTCCGAGTACGAGATGGGCAAGAAGGTGGCGCCGGCAGCGGCAGCTGCGGCGGTGTCACCGCTGCGACCCGTGGACCTGCAGGATCACTGTGGCACTGGCCAGATGCTGGTCAACAGGAAGTGCG TGAGCTGTAGTGTGGGCACCTTCTACGATGGCGAGCAGGCCCGCTGTGTTCTGTGTCCCGCTGGAACGTACCAGGATGAGGAAGGGCAGGTGTCGTGTGAACCGTGCCCAGGCCCAGATGGGAGGGTCACTCCTAGAACCGTGGGGGCTCGGAACGTCTCACAGTGCGGCG gtcAGTGTTCCCCAGGGCAGTACTCCCGCGACGGCTTCGTGCCATGCGTCCCATGCCCACTGGGCACCTACCAGCCTGAAGTGGGCCGCACCTTCTGCTTCCCCTGCGGAGGAAGCCTCATCACCAAGCACAACGGAGCCACATCCTTCCAGAACTGCGAGACCAAGG TCCAGTGCTCTCCAGGGCACTACTACAACACCAGTACGCATCGCTGTATCCGCTGCCCCACGGGCACCTACCAGGGGGAGTTCGGCCAGAACTACTGTGTGGCCTGTCCGGGAAACACCACCACCGACTTCGATGGGTCCACGAGCATCATGCAGTGCAAAA ACAGACAGTGTGGAGGAGTGTTGGGGAATTACACCGGCTATATAGAGTCTCCCAACTACCCGGGGAACTACCCGGCCAACATCGAGTGCAACTGGACCATCACGCCTCCCCCCAAGCGTCGCATCCTGATCGTGGTGCCCGAGATCTTCCTCCCCATCGAGGACGAATGTGGCGACTACCTGGTCATGAGAAAAACAC ATCTCCCAAACTCAGTGACGACGTACGAGACATGTCAGACGTATGAGCGCCCGATTGCCTTCACCTCCCGCTCCAAGAAGCTGTGGATCCAGTTCAAGTCCAACGAAGGGAACAGTGGGAAGGGCTTCCAGGTTCCTTATGTGACATACGATG AGGATTACCAGGAGCTGATTGAAGACATAGTGAGAGATGGAAGGTTATACGCGTCTGAGAATCACCAAGAAATTCTAAAg GACAAGAAACTTATGAAGGCCCTGTTTGATGTCCTTGCGCATCCACAAAACTTCTTCAACTACACTGCCCAGGAGTCAAGGGAAATGTTCCCCAAATCCTTCATCCGATTTTTGCGCTCCAAGGTTCTGCGTTTTTTGCGGCCCTAA